One segment of Balneolaceae bacterium DNA contains the following:
- the secF gene encoding protein translocase subunit SecF, which translates to MRWFETPSFDFSKGRTAAYMLSGVLILASLIGITTKGLQYGIDFKGGKEFVYSFEQPVDAVEVRSELSGPLGSVPEVKRYGDPTDILIRTDNPGDINAVQQTIASNLQDLYPDNPATVQQTNVVGPRFAEDLKRGALNAILFALVVIFVYILIRFKNWTYSLGAVAALFHDVIIVLGVFTLLADLVPFSMQIDQAIIAAFLTIVGYSLNDTVVVFDRIRENSLIYKTMEHGEMVNRSLNDTLSRTVITSVTTLFVVTVLFIFGGEVLKGFSFALMLGVIIGTYSSLFVASSAVVELKKRLEL; encoded by the coding sequence ATGAGATGGTTTGAAACCCCAAGTTTTGATTTCAGCAAGGGCCGCACGGCCGCCTACATGCTCTCTGGCGTGCTGATCCTGGCCTCCCTCATCGGCATCACAACCAAGGGCCTGCAGTACGGAATAGACTTCAAGGGCGGCAAGGAGTTTGTCTACTCCTTTGAGCAGCCCGTGGACGCGGTGGAGGTGCGCAGCGAGCTCAGCGGTCCGCTTGGCTCCGTACCGGAGGTCAAGCGATATGGCGACCCCACCGACATCCTGATCCGCACCGACAACCCCGGCGACATCAATGCCGTGCAGCAGACCATCGCTTCCAACCTGCAGGATCTCTACCCCGACAACCCGGCCACGGTGCAGCAGACCAACGTGGTGGGTCCCCGCTTTGCGGAGGATCTCAAGCGGGGGGCGCTGAACGCCATCCTTTTCGCACTGGTGGTGATCTTCGTCTACATCCTCATCCGCTTCAAGAACTGGACCTACTCACTGGGAGCAGTGGCCGCCCTCTTCCACGACGTGATTATCGTCCTGGGGGTCTTCACCCTGCTGGCCGACCTGGTACCTTTCAGCATGCAGATAGATCAGGCCATCATCGCGGCCTTTCTCACCATTGTGGGTTACTCCCTCAACGACACTGTGGTGGTCTTCGACCGCATCCGGGAGAACTCCCTGATTTACAAGACCATGGAGCACGGCGAGATGGTCAACAGAAGCCTAAACGACACGCTCAGCCGCACCGTCATCACCTCGGTAACCACCTTGTTTGTGGTAACCGTGCTCTTTATCTTTGGCGGGGAAGTGCTGAAGGGCTTCTCCTTTGCCCTCATGCTGGGCGTGATCATCGGAACCTACAGCTCCCTCTTTGTGGCCAGTTCCGCAGTGGTTGAACTGAAAAAGAGGCTGGAGTTGTGA
- the yihA gene encoding ribosome biogenesis GTP-binding protein YihA/YsxC, with amino-acid sequence MKFQKAKFITGAPTLDQCPEPGYPEICFAGRSNVGKSSLINSVMHHGGLARTSNVPGKTQQMNYYLVDDKAYFVDLPGFGFAKVSKAERERWGRDIRDYLLRRETLRLVVHLVDIRHKPSKLDEDFFYWLGSNRMPFVVVLAKADKLSRNKQKQAEFRLADILDEMNIEVPIVIASSETGDGIDGLKELLTEFAGV; translated from the coding sequence ATGAAGTTCCAGAAGGCCAAGTTCATTACAGGCGCCCCCACCCTGGACCAGTGCCCGGAACCGGGTTACCCGGAGATCTGTTTTGCCGGCCGCTCCAACGTGGGCAAGTCCTCCCTCATCAATTCCGTCATGCACCACGGGGGACTGGCCCGCACTTCCAATGTGCCGGGTAAGACCCAGCAGATGAACTACTACCTGGTGGATGACAAGGCCTATTTCGTCGACCTTCCGGGTTTCGGTTTCGCCAAGGTTTCCAAGGCCGAACGCGAACGCTGGGGACGCGACATCCGCGACTACCTGCTCCGGCGCGAAACCCTGCGGCTGGTGGTACACCTTGTGGACATCCGCCACAAGCCCAGCAAGCTGGACGAGGATTTTTTCTACTGGCTGGGTTCCAACCGCATGCCATTCGTGGTGGTGCTGGCCAAAGCAGATAAACTTTCCCGCAACAAGCAGAAGCAGGCGGAGTTCCGGCTGGCTGATATACTGGACGAGATGAATATCGAAGTGCCCATCGTAATCGCCTCCTCCGAAACGGGGGATGGCATTGACGGACTCAAGGAGCTGCTGACCGAGTTTGCGGGCGTCTGA
- a CDS encoding adenylosuccinate synthase yields the protein MSIRVVVGAQWGDEGKGKIVDLLSREADYVVRYQGGANAGHTLKFDGRKIVLHLIPSGMFNGDARCVIGNGVVIDPFALLEEIRSVEEMGVDLAGRLFISSAAHVILPYHQLLDRVKEKSRGEDAIGTTGRGIGPAYVSKISRVGIRMGDLFHPERLREKVEGNLADINKALKHIYREEPLEAAPLVERTRRAADELCTYITNTSELLHDAVAEGSDILLEGAQGSLLDVDHGTYPYVTSSNPTSGGACTGSAIPPTALDHVMGITKAYCTRVGNGPFPTELKDATGDRLREEGEEFGATTGRPRRCGWIDLVALRYAVRLNGVNELALTKLDVLNDFEEIRLCTSYRVDGEETRVFPLDLSDHGGITPEYTTLKGWESDLSGCARPGDLPARAREYIDFVEEYLQVPVKILSTGPARHETIPMDA from the coding sequence ATGTCGATTCGAGTAGTAGTTGGCGCCCAGTGGGGCGACGAAGGAAAGGGCAAAATCGTGGACCTGCTCAGCCGGGAGGCGGACTACGTAGTCCGCTACCAGGGCGGAGCCAACGCGGGCCACACCCTCAAGTTTGACGGGCGCAAGATCGTTCTGCACCTCATCCCTTCGGGCATGTTCAACGGCGACGCCCGATGCGTGATTGGCAACGGGGTGGTCATCGACCCCTTCGCCCTGCTGGAGGAGATTCGCAGCGTGGAGGAGATGGGGGTGGACCTGGCCGGGCGCCTCTTTATCAGCAGCGCCGCCCACGTTATCCTGCCCTATCACCAGCTGCTGGACCGGGTCAAGGAGAAGAGCCGGGGCGAGGACGCCATCGGCACCACGGGCCGGGGCATCGGTCCCGCCTACGTTAGTAAGATTTCGCGGGTGGGCATCCGCATGGGCGATCTCTTCCATCCTGAACGCCTGCGCGAAAAGGTGGAGGGCAACCTGGCCGACATCAACAAGGCCCTGAAGCATATCTACAGGGAGGAGCCCCTGGAAGCCGCCCCCCTGGTGGAGCGTACCCGCAGGGCCGCCGACGAGCTGTGTACCTATATCACGAACACCTCGGAGCTTTTACACGACGCGGTGGCGGAGGGGAGCGACATTCTGCTGGAGGGCGCCCAGGGCAGTCTGCTGGATGTGGATCACGGCACCTATCCCTACGTGACCTCCTCCAATCCCACGTCGGGCGGCGCCTGTACCGGTTCGGCCATTCCTCCCACCGCTCTCGACCATGTGATGGGCATCACCAAGGCCTACTGCACCCGCGTAGGCAACGGTCCCTTTCCCACCGAGTTGAAGGACGCTACCGGGGACCGGCTGCGCGAGGAGGGGGAGGAGTTCGGCGCAACTACCGGACGCCCCCGGCGCTGCGGCTGGATCGACCTGGTGGCCCTGCGCTATGCCGTACGCCTGAACGGGGTGAATGAGCTGGCCCTGACCAAGCTGGACGTGCTCAACGACTTTGAAGAGATCCGCCTCTGCACGTCCTATCGGGTGGATGGAGAGGAGACCCGCGTCTTCCCGCTGGACCTGTCGGACCACGGCGGCATTACGCCCGAATACACTACCCTGAAGGGCTGGGAGAGCGACCTCTCCGGCTGCGCGCGCCCCGGCGACCTGCCAGCCCGGGCCCGCGAGTACATCGACTTTGTCGAAGAATACCTGCAGGTGCCCGTGAAGATCCTCTCCACGGGTCCCGCGCGCCATGAGACCATCCCGATGGACGCCTGA
- the secD gene encoding protein translocase subunit SecD codes for MQNNGTKIAFIVVFLAMSIYYLWPSAALMLERNYIESLPQAEAEQYREENRAELQDLRQNSLSLGLDLQGGMHVTLQLGTPQFLYELAGEYADSTLQNIINVAEQRALQNDTDFIDEMASEFENRFPDGMLSRYYRSETEDITRRSSNQEIVQYLKNQRDMAVDRAMDIVRSRVDRYGVTEPSIFVQGNNRVVVEMPGVSDQERVRNLLKGTARLEFRLTPDANDIQTAKEQIVSYYNQQAQQDTTGQNAGANPLLQVMNTQQVRNSYVFGYAAGVDTARVNELLAREEVQSMIPRNTELMWGAAPFSTNEEQGLEFFELIGVREQVELTGEVIEEASVNFDQATNEPRISMNMNSEGARVWSRITGANIGRPIAIVLDGYVYSYPNVDSKISNGRSSITGLESQQEAQDLVNILLSGALPAPLDIVNERTVGATLGEASIQAGFYSTVIGLFIVAVFMIVYYHKGGAIADLALILNIFFILGILAAFKATLTLPGIAGIVLTIGMAVDANVLIFDRIREEQRGGKTLRAAIDGGYSNAMSAIMDANVTTFFVGIILYSFGVGPIKGFAVTLMAGIAASLFSAIVITRVVVDYLTRDRDATISFG; via the coding sequence ATGCAGAACAACGGAACAAAAATCGCTTTTATCGTGGTCTTCCTGGCCATGTCGATCTACTACCTCTGGCCCTCGGCCGCGCTCATGCTGGAGCGAAACTACATCGAATCGCTGCCCCAGGCGGAGGCCGAGCAGTACCGCGAGGAGAACCGTGCGGAGCTGCAGGATCTCCGGCAGAATTCCCTTTCGCTGGGACTTGACCTGCAGGGCGGCATGCATGTGACCCTGCAGCTGGGCACGCCCCAGTTTCTATATGAGCTGGCGGGCGAATATGCCGACTCCACGTTGCAGAACATCATCAACGTAGCCGAGCAGCGCGCCCTTCAGAACGACACCGATTTCATCGACGAGATGGCATCAGAGTTCGAGAACCGTTTCCCCGACGGAATGCTGAGCCGCTATTACCGTTCGGAGACCGAGGACATCACCCGGCGCTCCAGCAACCAGGAGATTGTGCAGTATCTGAAGAATCAGCGCGACATGGCGGTGGACCGCGCTATGGACATCGTTCGCTCGCGGGTGGACCGTTACGGGGTGACCGAGCCCTCCATCTTTGTGCAGGGCAACAACCGCGTGGTGGTGGAGATGCCCGGCGTCTCTGACCAGGAGCGTGTGCGCAACCTGCTGAAAGGCACCGCGCGGCTGGAATTCCGCCTGACGCCCGACGCCAACGACATCCAGACGGCCAAGGAACAAATTGTCTCCTATTATAACCAGCAGGCCCAGCAGGACACCACCGGCCAGAACGCCGGGGCCAATCCCCTGCTGCAGGTTATGAACACCCAGCAGGTGCGTAACTCCTACGTCTTCGGCTACGCGGCCGGCGTGGACACCGCCCGGGTGAATGAATTGCTCGCACGCGAGGAGGTACAGAGCATGATTCCCCGCAACACCGAGCTGATGTGGGGCGCCGCGCCTTTCTCGACGAACGAGGAGCAGGGGCTGGAGTTCTTCGAATTGATCGGAGTGCGCGAGCAGGTGGAGCTTACCGGCGAGGTGATTGAGGAGGCCAGCGTGAATTTCGACCAGGCCACCAACGAGCCCCGCATCTCCATGAATATGAACAGTGAGGGTGCAAGGGTATGGTCGCGCATCACCGGCGCCAACATCGGCCGTCCCATCGCCATCGTGCTGGACGGCTACGTTTACTCCTACCCGAATGTGGACTCCAAGATTTCCAACGGACGCTCCTCCATTACCGGACTGGAGAGTCAGCAGGAGGCGCAGGACCTGGTGAACATCCTGCTTTCCGGCGCCCTGCCCGCGCCCCTGGATATCGTCAACGAACGCACGGTGGGCGCCACCCTCGGCGAGGCCTCCATCCAGGCCGGTTTCTACTCCACGGTCATCGGACTGTTTATCGTGGCCGTATTCATGATCGTCTACTACCACAAGGGCGGGGCCATCGCCGACCTGGCGCTGATCCTCAATATCTTCTTTATCCTGGGCATCCTGGCGGCCTTCAAGGCCACGCTCACCCTGCCCGGCATAGCGGGCATCGTGCTCACCATCGGTATGGCAGTGGATGCCAACGTGCTGATCTTCGACCGCATACGTGAGGAGCAGCGCGGGGGCAAGACCCTCCGTGCGGCCATCGACGGGGGCTACTCCAATGCCATGAGTGCCATCATGGACGCCAACGTGACCACCTTTTTCGTGGGCATCATCCTCTACAGCTTCGGGGTAGGTCCCATTAAAGGCTTTGCCGTCACGCTCATGGCCGGAATTGCCGCATCGCTCTTCAGCGCCATCGTGATCACACGCGTGGTGGTCGACTACCTGACCCGCGACCGCGATGCCACCATCAGCTTTGGCTAG
- a CDS encoding RuBisCO large subunit C-terminal-like domain-containing protein: protein MRPSRWTPDRRPAMMKVTYHIFPAEDESLEEKVESICLEQSVELPRRVLPGRIAREVVGEPLDAEALEEEGHRVTIGWNPELTRGDLSQFLNTLYGNISLQAGIRVAAVDWNSLPDGLFGGPAFGIGVLRESWDLDGRPLCATSLKPAGSTAEELGELCRAFAAGGMDIMKDDHGVSDQAWAPFGERVRRCVEGVRHAEQETGHRARYFAHITARADRCVERYRRAAELGADGALVCPHIAGMETMHQLARMDLSLPIIAHPAFSGGLTTHPHQGLTPDLLYGQLWRALGADLVVYPNTGGRFSFSLAECESINKAARRGDLPFPSAFPMPGGGMRLENIPRWMETYGPDTVFLLGTSLYEHPGGVREAARELAAMLKGSE, encoded by the coding sequence ATGAGACCATCCCGATGGACGCCTGACAGGAGGCCCGCCATGATGAAGGTGACCTACCATATTTTCCCCGCCGAAGACGAGAGCCTGGAAGAGAAGGTGGAGAGCATCTGCCTGGAGCAGAGCGTGGAATTGCCGCGCAGGGTGCTGCCCGGAAGGATCGCCCGGGAGGTGGTGGGCGAACCGCTGGATGCCGAAGCCCTGGAGGAGGAAGGCCACCGCGTTACCATCGGCTGGAATCCCGAGCTGACCAGGGGCGACCTCTCGCAGTTCCTGAATACGCTCTACGGCAACATCTCCCTGCAGGCCGGCATACGGGTGGCGGCGGTGGACTGGAACTCCCTGCCCGATGGGCTGTTCGGGGGACCCGCTTTCGGTATCGGGGTCCTGCGTGAGTCATGGGACCTGGACGGCCGCCCCCTCTGCGCTACCTCCCTCAAGCCGGCGGGCTCCACCGCCGAAGAGCTGGGGGAACTCTGCCGTGCATTCGCGGCTGGTGGCATGGATATCATGAAAGATGACCACGGAGTAAGCGACCAGGCGTGGGCGCCTTTCGGCGAGCGGGTACGCCGATGCGTGGAGGGAGTGCGCCACGCCGAGCAGGAGACAGGCCACCGAGCTCGCTACTTTGCCCATATCACCGCCCGCGCCGACCGATGTGTGGAGCGCTACCGCCGGGCGGCGGAGCTGGGCGCCGACGGCGCGCTGGTCTGTCCCCACATCGCTGGCATGGAGACCATGCACCAGTTGGCGCGCATGGACCTGTCTCTGCCCATTATCGCCCACCCCGCCTTTTCCGGGGGACTCACCACGCACCCGCATCAGGGACTCACCCCCGACCTGCTTTACGGACAACTCTGGCGGGCCCTGGGGGCCGACCTGGTGGTCTATCCCAACACGGGGGGACGCTTCTCCTTCAGCCTGGCCGAGTGCGAGTCCATCAACAAGGCGGCCCGCCGCGGCGACCTGCCCTTTCCCTCCGCCTTTCCCATGCCAGGGGGCGGCATGCGGCTCGAAAATATACCGCGTTGGATGGAAACCTACGGTCCCGATACCGTGTTCCTGTTGGGCACAAGTCTCTATGAGCACCCCGGCGGGGTGCGCGAGGCGGCGCGCGAGCTGGCCGCCATGCTTAAAGGTTCCGAATAG
- a CDS encoding cupin domain-containing protein codes for MSEDRSKILKAGGGEPRWPDIERRDYKDDPGSHAGVSRYSLLGEAPDERGLTFQTRYFEVAEGGYTSLERHRHPHSVVVIRGSGTLILGNGVHELDLHDVVYVASGTLHQFQADRGEELGFLCTVDRYRDRPELPDRETLQREIPDEKVRARIRREGNYS; via the coding sequence ATGTCCGAAGACCGCTCCAAAATACTCAAGGCCGGCGGCGGCGAGCCGCGCTGGCCCGATATCGAGCGCCGAGATTACAAGGACGATCCCGGCAGCCACGCGGGTGTGAGCCGCTATAGTCTGCTGGGCGAAGCGCCTGATGAGCGGGGACTGACCTTTCAGACGCGTTATTTCGAAGTGGCCGAAGGGGGGTATACCTCCCTGGAGCGCCACCGCCATCCCCATTCGGTGGTGGTCATCCGCGGTTCGGGTACCCTCATCCTGGGCAACGGGGTGCATGAGCTGGACCTGCACGACGTGGTCTATGTCGCTTCTGGCACCCTGCACCAGTTCCAGGCCGACCGGGGAGAGGAGCTGGGCTTTCTCTGCACCGTGGACCGCTACCGCGACCGCCCCGAGCTGCCCGACAGGGAGACCCTCCAGCGTGAGATACCCGACGAGAAGGTGCGCGCCAGGATACGGCGCGAGGGGAATTATAGTTGA
- a CDS encoding STAS domain-containing protein: MNFNISERYNCVILEFKGKVMGGPDAVSLNERLHELIEQDKTNVVVDLGKVKFMNSSGLGMLIGALTTMRKSGGDLRLANATDKIESLLVVTKLITVFKNYKNLDEAVASYEEN, encoded by the coding sequence ATGAATTTCAATATTTCGGAACGTTACAACTGCGTGATCCTCGAGTTCAAGGGGAAGGTGATGGGAGGACCCGACGCGGTCAGTCTCAACGAGAGACTGCACGAGCTCATTGAACAGGACAAGACCAACGTCGTGGTCGACCTCGGAAAGGTGAAGTTCATGAACTCCTCCGGCCTTGGCATGCTCATCGGAGCGCTGACCACCATGCGCAAGTCCGGCGGCGACCTTCGCCTCGCCAACGCCACCGACAAGATCGAGAGTCTCCTGGTCGTCACCAAGCTTATCACGGTCTTCAAGAACTACAAGAACCTCGACGAGGCCGTGGCGTCCTACGAGGAGAACTGA
- a CDS encoding solute carrier family 26 protein: protein MNNNRKSPIRRFIPITDWLRDYGMPALRGDLRAGITVGILLIPQSMAYALLAGMPPVYGFYASIVPLVIYAVFGTSRQLAVGPVAIVSIMVAAGAANLASAGTEIYITLVLAISFLVGVTQFLMGLFRMGFLMNFLSKPVLSGFTSAAAFIIGFSQLGDLMGVEVARSKYAYVMLTEALSRMGQFHGPTLAVGLGSILVIVALRRWAPRLPAQLLAVVGAILVAWMMRLDRYGVEIVGSVQAGYPVPSLPALAGLPWWQVMPTVLAVAFLGFTSSIALAKAIERRRRSYKVDSNQELFAMGLANMAGSLFHAYPVAGSFSRTAVNDENGARTGMALVISAAMVALALLLLIPLIHYLPYAALAAIIITAVPGLVEVGEARFLWRVRRREFRLMLLTFVATMALGILEGIGVGVLISLGIVIYQSSYPNIVMLGRIPDSDTYRDLERYPQGLTQTNTIIVRIDSSLYFANVSYLKEKLEQLEYESGKQLRQVIIDAVGINDVDASALHALKDVIDDYRERDIKVIFTGVKGPVRDMFSRSGLDDVVGPEQFYLDISKAVESLDRESEEVSHLA, encoded by the coding sequence ATGAACAACAACCGAAAGTCCCCGATCCGTCGTTTCATTCCCATTACCGATTGGCTGAGGGACTACGGGATGCCGGCCCTGCGGGGCGACCTGCGCGCGGGCATTACGGTTGGAATCCTGCTCATTCCCCAGAGCATGGCCTACGCTCTGCTGGCAGGCATGCCCCCGGTCTACGGTTTCTACGCCTCCATCGTGCCCCTGGTAATCTATGCCGTGTTTGGCACCTCCCGGCAGCTGGCCGTGGGTCCCGTGGCCATTGTCTCCATCATGGTGGCGGCCGGGGCGGCCAACCTGGCATCCGCCGGTACGGAGATCTACATTACCCTGGTGCTTGCCATCAGTTTTCTGGTGGGAGTCACCCAGTTTCTTATGGGACTCTTCCGCATGGGTTTTCTCATGAATTTCCTCTCCAAACCCGTGCTGAGCGGCTTTACGTCGGCCGCTGCCTTTATTATCGGCTTCAGCCAGCTGGGCGATCTGATGGGCGTGGAGGTGGCGCGAAGCAAGTATGCCTACGTGATGCTTACCGAAGCCCTTTCCCGGATGGGACAGTTTCATGGCCCTACGCTGGCGGTCGGCCTGGGCAGCATCCTGGTCATTGTCGCCCTGCGTCGCTGGGCGCCCCGCCTTCCGGCCCAGCTCCTGGCCGTGGTAGGCGCCATCCTGGTAGCCTGGATGATGCGGCTTGACCGCTACGGGGTGGAGATCGTGGGATCGGTGCAGGCGGGTTACCCGGTGCCCTCCCTTCCCGCGCTCGCCGGCTTGCCGTGGTGGCAGGTCATGCCCACGGTACTGGCCGTGGCATTTCTGGGATTCACCTCCTCCATCGCACTGGCAAAAGCCATTGAGCGCAGGCGGCGCAGCTATAAGGTGGATTCCAACCAGGAACTGTTTGCCATGGGTCTGGCAAACATGGCCGGATCCCTCTTTCATGCCTATCCCGTTGCGGGCAGTTTTTCGCGGACCGCTGTCAACGATGAGAACGGGGCCCGTACGGGCATGGCCCTGGTTATAAGCGCCGCGATGGTAGCCCTCGCACTGCTTCTGCTGATTCCACTGATACATTACCTGCCCTATGCCGCACTGGCCGCCATCATTATTACGGCCGTGCCGGGCCTGGTGGAGGTGGGCGAGGCGCGCTTCCTGTGGAGGGTGCGCAGGCGCGAGTTTCGTCTCATGCTGCTCACCTTTGTCGCCACCATGGCGCTGGGCATCCTGGAGGGCATCGGCGTGGGTGTGCTCATTTCCCTGGGCATTGTCATCTATCAGAGCTCCTATCCCAATATTGTGATGCTGGGACGCATCCCCGATTCCGATACCTATCGTGACCTGGAGCGCTACCCGCAGGGACTCACCCAGACCAACACCATCATCGTGCGCATCGACTCCTCCCTCTACTTCGCCAATGTCTCCTACCTGAAAGAGAAGCTGGAGCAGCTTGAATACGAGAGCGGCAAACAGCTCCGGCAGGTGATCATCGATGCGGTGGGTATCAACGACGTGGACGCCAGCGCGCTGCACGCCCTGAAGGATGTGATCGACGACTACCGCGAGCGGGACATCAAGGTGATCTTCACCGGGGTGAAGGGACCCGTGCGCGACATGTTCAGCCGTTCCGGGCTGGATGACGTGGTGGGACCCGAGCAATTTTATCTTGATATCAGCAAGGCGGTGGAGAGCCTGGATCGGGAGTCCGAGGAGGTCTCGCACCTTGCCTGA
- the purF gene encoding amidophosphoribosyltransferase, whose translation MIDKPRDHCGIFGVHRHPNAALLSYYGLHALQHRGQESAGIVTSWYDADMERWTMPAHKDFGLVLSVFDDQEIFENELRGESAIGHNRYSTSGASRNPANIQPFRVHYREGNLAIGHNGNLANARQLREQFRKEGVLFQSTSDTELILHLISKSRKPTKIEQILDGLSRIRGAYSLVMMTDEEVIAVRDPNGFRPLALGVIDGSWCVASETCAFDIIGAKYVRDVEPGEVLVIDRKADEGELTSYRLEPEQGTGTSQCIFEFVYFSRPDSKIFGENVDKVRRNLGKYLAREHPLDEVLQENPSDRKPIVISVPDSSNTAALGYVHENQKMGRPCKFEIGLIRNHYVGRTFISPGQKQREQKVRTKFNTVEGVLKGRSVIIVDDSIVRGTTSRYLVDMIRGADPAEVHFLVSSPPIISPCYYGMDFPDPQELMANRFGRDIDAMAREIGVDSLRYLSPGGLVNAVKEANPGGGEYCTACFTEEYPVPVNHGVAKEENEIV comes from the coding sequence ATGATTGACAAGCCTCGCGACCACTGCGGCATTTTCGGCGTTCACCGGCATCCCAACGCAGCTCTTCTTTCCTACTACGGCCTGCACGCCCTACAGCACAGGGGTCAGGAGTCCGCAGGCATCGTCACTTCCTGGTACGACGCCGACATGGAACGCTGGACCATGCCCGCCCACAAGGATTTCGGCCTGGTGCTCTCGGTCTTCGACGACCAGGAGATCTTTGAGAACGAGCTGCGGGGGGAGTCGGCTATTGGACACAACCGCTATTCTACCTCGGGTGCCTCCCGCAACCCGGCCAATATCCAGCCCTTCCGCGTGCACTACCGCGAGGGCAACCTGGCCATAGGGCACAACGGCAACCTGGCCAATGCACGGCAGCTTCGCGAGCAGTTCCGCAAGGAGGGGGTTCTCTTTCAGAGCACCTCGGACACCGAGCTGATCCTTCATCTCATCTCCAAAAGCCGCAAACCCACGAAGATCGAACAGATCCTGGACGGGCTTTCCCGCATCAGGGGGGCCTACAGCCTGGTGATGATGACCGACGAAGAGGTGATCGCCGTCCGCGACCCCAACGGGTTCCGTCCCCTCGCCCTCGGCGTGATCGACGGATCCTGGTGCGTGGCCAGCGAAACCTGCGCCTTCGATATCATAGGGGCCAAGTATGTACGCGACGTGGAGCCCGGCGAGGTGCTGGTCATCGACCGCAAGGCCGATGAGGGGGAGTTGACCTCCTACCGCCTGGAGCCCGAGCAGGGCACGGGCACCAGCCAGTGTATCTTCGAATTCGTCTACTTTTCCCGTCCCGACAGCAAGATTTTCGGGGAGAACGTGGACAAGGTGCGGCGCAACCTGGGCAAGTACCTGGCCAGGGAACATCCCCTGGACGAAGTGCTGCAGGAGAATCCGTCGGACCGTAAGCCCATCGTTATTTCCGTACCCGACTCCTCCAACACGGCCGCGCTGGGTTACGTCCACGAGAACCAGAAGATGGGCCGTCCGTGCAAGTTTGAAATTGGATTGATCCGCAACCACTACGTGGGAAGGACCTTTATCTCGCCGGGACAGAAGCAGCGCGAGCAGAAGGTGCGCACCAAATTCAATACCGTTGAAGGCGTACTCAAGGGGCGGTCGGTGATTATCGTGGATGATTCCATCGTGCGCGGCACCACCTCGCGCTACCTGGTGGACATGATTAGAGGCGCCGACCCTGCCGAAGTACACTTCCTGGTGAGCTCGCCTCCTATTATCAGCCCCTGTTACTACGGTATGGACTTCCCGGACCCGCAGGAGCTGATGGCCAACCGTTTCGGACGTGACATCGACGCCATGGCCCGCGAGATCGGAGTAGACAGCCTCCGCTACCTTTCGCCCGGGGGACTGGTAAATGCCGTGAAGGAGGCCAACCCCGGCGGCGGGGAGTACTGCACGGCCTGCTTTACCGAGGAGTACCCCGTGCCGGTGAATCACGGCGTGGCCAAGGAAGAGAACGAAATCGTCTGA